From a single Nostoc edaphicum CCNP1411 genomic region:
- a CDS encoding DUF1517 domain-containing protein has translation MHKKLQQTIKPLLKTFLALSLVLALALGHADGALAARSGGRIGGGSFRAPSSRTYTPRTSVPPGGGGYYPGGGFGGGFGFPFIVPFWGIGGGFGGIFTILIFLAIANFLLQTFRRVSSGEAGEADYSSNSPVSVTRLQVGLLAQARELQNELNHIAETADTNTPEGRAEVLQEASLALLRHPEYFVYAGGGTQQASLNSAEGQFNRLSLAERSKFSEETLSNVNNQLREALAKDALPPAGELDNPTRLFTEGPGEYIIVTLLAATLGKFDIPTAINSADDLRQALRQIGSIPSDKLLAIEVLWTPQAENDTLTSDDVLANYPDLRLV, from the coding sequence ATGCATAAAAAACTACAACAAACCATCAAACCGCTGTTAAAAACCTTCTTAGCCCTAAGCTTAGTGTTAGCTTTGGCTCTTGGTCACGCCGATGGTGCATTAGCAGCCCGCAGTGGGGGTCGCATCGGTGGTGGCTCATTTAGAGCGCCTTCTAGTCGCACCTATACACCGCGCACATCTGTACCTCCTGGTGGGGGCGGATACTATCCTGGTGGTGGTTTTGGTGGTGGCTTTGGCTTTCCCTTCATAGTTCCCTTCTGGGGTATTGGGGGAGGATTTGGTGGTATATTTACCATCTTAATTTTCTTGGCGATCGCTAATTTCTTATTGCAAACTTTCCGCCGTGTCTCTAGCGGCGAAGCTGGAGAAGCAGATTACAGCAGTAACTCTCCGGTTTCTGTAACTCGTTTGCAAGTAGGTTTGTTAGCTCAAGCCCGTGAATTGCAAAATGAACTCAACCACATTGCTGAAACTGCTGATACTAACACCCCAGAGGGTAGAGCAGAAGTTCTCCAAGAAGCCAGCCTAGCTTTACTCCGTCACCCCGAATACTTTGTATATGCAGGTGGTGGCACTCAACAAGCCAGTTTGAATTCAGCTGAAGGTCAGTTTAATCGGCTGTCACTGGCAGAACGCAGCAAGTTTAGCGAAGAAACTCTTTCTAACGTCAACAACCAGCTAAGAGAAGCCCTTGCCAAAGATGCTTTACCGCCGGCTGGTGAACTCGACAACCCCACCCGCCTCTTTACCGAAGGCCCTGGTGAATACATTATCGTCACCTTACTAGCGGCAACATTAGGTAAGTTTGACATCCCTACAGCGATTAACAGTGCTGATGATTTGCGTCAAGCTTTGCGCCAAATTGGTAGCATCCCTAGCGACAAACTTCTAGCAATTGAAGTTCTTTGGACTCCGCAAGCCGAAAATGATACCCTGACATCTGATGATGTGTTGGCAAATTATCCTGATTTGAGACTTGTTTAA
- a CDS encoding calcium-binding protein gives MPSVEPEEKREHRIKTEIIVDAEDKEDRAMGWYYYLEETLNFPFLAKWTKKGRKSGSVEEKQVEVLGMAPDDECLKDMLVEVAYLNGKDEDVYSAKLSEIAAIDADSETQEAIADWLYWIARGYKF, from the coding sequence ATGCCTAGTGTTGAACCCGAAGAAAAGCGAGAGCATCGCATTAAAACAGAAATCATTGTAGATGCTGAAGACAAAGAAGACCGGGCTATGGGTTGGTATTATTACCTCGAAGAGACTCTGAATTTTCCCTTTCTGGCTAAATGGACTAAGAAGGGACGCAAATCAGGTTCCGTCGAGGAGAAACAAGTGGAAGTGCTGGGAATGGCCCCAGATGATGAGTGCTTAAAAGATATGTTGGTAGAAGTGGCTTACCTTAATGGTAAGGATGAAGATGTATATTCTGCAAAGTTATCTGAAATAGCAGCCATTGATGCTGATAGTGAAACTCAAGAAGCGATCGCAGACTGGCTCTATTGGATTGCTAGAGGATATAAGTTTTAA
- a CDS encoding GAF domain-containing protein → MNINPAESTMELTKLSPPQILFGTEVDEKSSSEQFLLSMYDSVQASIFVVDVLEDGDFRYVALNPTHERWIGIRSDELRGKKPEDILSPIDAARVRQHYNDCVLFGKTISYEQCLQFQGIPTWWSTTLTPLRDANSRIYRLIGTSSNITSVKQAEQGIRYQAEREQLLEAIAGRIHQSVELETILHQTTIELRQFLNCDRVLIYRFQTDGSGVIIAESTVAADDLLLGKNIIDPGFSGKHPEHYGRGCIQVIEDIDAAGLHPCHIDFLASLQIRANLVVPIFKEQDMWGLLIAQHCRESRQWQQTETDLLKQLATQIGIAVQQAELHQQIKDLKTKMELQKQKHINQLQQVRNFEALVRRMTEQIRDSLDQTQVLQTLTQELAELLNLDCCQIELYSTCKTLVTVTYEYTKNLPQFQGLTRQIADRLEVYQPLLQKQTLQFLEIVPGWQPNLLVMSQMACPIFDTQGILGNIWLTRPSQEAFDEFEIELMQQVANECAIAIRQAQLYKQTQTQVKELEKCDRQKNQFLRTLSQELRTPITSISLAVQTLESVLTPAEISEIEIVPQLLQILHNECGRESKLINDLLTLTYLEAEPDPPTLIAIDFQSWLHPIIESFRDLTNCQRQQLNLSVDHALPPLETDITDLERIVTELLNHACKYTPAGESITVSAQLIGNAVELNITNSGIELTSNELSRIFEPFYHLSKHDPWKHSGTGLELALVQKMVRHLGGSIYVESAAGQTTFAVKFPF, encoded by the coding sequence ATGAATATAAATCCAGCAGAATCAACTATGGAGTTGACAAAATTATCACCACCTCAGATTCTCTTCGGCACAGAAGTAGATGAGAAAAGCAGTAGTGAGCAGTTTCTACTAAGCATGTACGATTCTGTGCAGGCATCAATCTTCGTAGTTGATGTTCTGGAGGACGGAGATTTTCGATATGTGGCACTTAATCCCACTCATGAGCGGTGGATAGGTATTCGCTCAGATGAGCTTCGGGGCAAAAAACCAGAGGATATTCTCTCTCCCATCGATGCTGCAAGGGTGCGTCAGCATTATAATGACTGCGTGCTATTTGGCAAAACTATTTCTTACGAACAATGTTTGCAATTCCAGGGAATTCCCACTTGGTGGAGTACGACTCTGACGCCACTACGAGATGCTAACTCTAGGATTTATCGACTGATTGGTACTAGTAGCAATATCACCTCTGTTAAGCAAGCAGAACAAGGGATCAGATACCAGGCTGAACGAGAGCAACTGCTAGAAGCGATCGCTGGACGAATTCACCAATCTGTAGAATTAGAGACAATTCTGCATCAGACTACAATTGAACTGCGGCAGTTTTTGAATTGCGATCGCGTGCTAATTTATCGCTTCCAGACTGATGGCAGTGGAGTAATCATTGCCGAATCAACTGTCGCTGCTGATGATCTCCTGTTGGGAAAAAACATCATTGATCCCGGCTTCAGTGGCAAACATCCAGAACACTACGGACGAGGTTGTATTCAAGTCATCGAAGATATTGATGCAGCCGGATTGCACCCTTGCCATATAGATTTCCTGGCATCTTTGCAGATTAGAGCCAATCTTGTCGTGCCGATTTTCAAAGAGCAAGATATGTGGGGGCTATTGATTGCCCAGCATTGCCGTGAATCGCGTCAATGGCAACAAACGGAAACTGACTTGCTAAAGCAGTTGGCAACTCAAATCGGCATTGCTGTCCAACAGGCAGAACTTCATCAGCAGATCAAGGATCTCAAAACTAAGATGGAGTTGCAGAAACAGAAGCACATAAATCAGTTGCAGCAGGTGCGAAACTTTGAAGCCTTGGTGCGACGCATGACAGAACAAATCCGCGACAGTCTGGATCAAACTCAGGTGTTGCAGACTCTCACCCAGGAATTAGCAGAGTTACTCAATCTTGATTGTTGCCAAATCGAACTCTATAGCACCTGCAAAACCCTGGTAACTGTTACTTACGAGTACACCAAAAACTTACCCCAGTTTCAGGGATTGACCAGACAGATTGCAGACCGTCTTGAAGTCTATCAGCCGTTGTTGCAGAAACAAACTTTGCAATTTTTGGAAATTGTGCCTGGATGGCAGCCAAACTTGTTAGTTATGTCCCAGATGGCTTGTCCAATTTTCGATACTCAAGGGATTTTGGGAAATATTTGGTTGACAAGACCATCACAAGAGGCCTTTGATGAATTTGAAATTGAGCTAATGCAGCAGGTAGCAAATGAATGTGCGATCGCCATTCGTCAAGCCCAGCTTTACAAACAAACTCAGACACAGGTAAAAGAACTAGAAAAATGCGATCGGCAAAAAAACCAATTTCTCAGAACTTTGTCTCAAGAACTGCGGACACCAATAACTAGCATTAGCCTTGCAGTCCAAACGCTTGAAAGTGTCCTCACCCCAGCAGAAATATCAGAGATAGAAATAGTTCCGCAACTATTGCAGATTCTACATAACGAGTGTGGACGAGAAAGCAAATTAATTAACGACCTACTCACACTCACATATCTCGAAGCCGAACCCGATCCCCCAACTTTGATTGCCATTGACTTTCAAAGTTGGCTTCACCCAATTATCGAGTCTTTTCGAGACCTCACCAACTGCCAGCGACAGCAATTAAACCTGAGTGTTGATCATGCGCTACCGCCTTTGGAGACAGATATCACTGATTTGGAGCGAATTGTCACCGAACTGCTCAACCATGCCTGCAAATACACCCCAGCAGGCGAATCCATTACAGTTTCGGCTCAACTGATAGGGAATGCAGTAGAGCTTAATATTACAAATTCTGGGATAGAGCTTACCAGCAATGAACTGTCACGGATTTTTGAGCCTTTCTATCACCTTTCCAAACACGATCCTTGGAAACATAGCGGCACTGGACTGGAATTGGCATTAGTGCAGAAAATGGTCAGACATTTAGGCGGCTCAATTTATGTAGAAAGTGCAGCAGGTCAAACCACCTTCGCTGTCAAATTCCCCTTTTAA
- a CDS encoding sugar O-acetyltransferase: MEKTEKQKMLAGELYLAEDPELAAENKRASRLLRSYNSTTEEQQEQRQQILQELFGKIGEKVFIVPPFHCDYGSNIFAGDKLYMNYGCVILDCNPVHIGENVLCAPYVQIYTAYHPTEPEIRLSGRELAAPINIGNNVWIGGSAIICPGVTIGDNTTIGAGSVVVKDIPENVVAAGNPCRVIRYLS, encoded by the coding sequence ATGGAAAAAACCGAAAAACAGAAAATGCTCGCGGGGGAATTGTATCTGGCGGAAGATCCAGAATTAGCTGCCGAAAATAAGCGGGCTAGCCGTCTGTTGCGAAGCTACAATTCTACAACTGAAGAACAGCAAGAGCAACGCCAGCAAATTTTGCAAGAATTATTTGGAAAGATCGGTGAAAAAGTATTCATTGTGCCGCCGTTTCACTGTGACTATGGCAGTAATATTTTCGCTGGCGACAAATTGTATATGAACTATGGCTGTGTAATTTTAGACTGCAATCCAGTTCACATTGGTGAAAATGTCTTGTGCGCTCCTTATGTACAAATTTATACTGCTTATCACCCAACAGAGCCGGAAATTCGTCTTTCTGGTAGAGAATTAGCTGCCCCAATTAACATTGGTAACAATGTCTGGATTGGTGGCAGTGCAATTATTTGTCCAGGTGTAACTATTGGTGATAATACAACTATTGGTGCTGGCAGTGTAGTTGTCAAAGACATACCTGAGAATGTTGTCGCTGCTGGCAATCCCTGCCGCGTCATTCGGTATTTGTCCTAG